In Bradyrhizobium sp. 200, the sequence GCGAACAGCGTCCATTCGGGAAGTTGCACCGAAGATTGATCAGGGACGACGAAATAGCCGGGATGCGTCTGCGAAAGAGCATCGGCAAATCAGTGGAGTTCGCCCTCGTGGTCGAGACCGAATCGGGGGATACGCTCACCTCACCTCCGCTGCCTGATGTCACCCAGGTGCAAAAAACCACTTTGCAGATCGCCTGGCTGCTTCAGTTGCCCGCTCCCGAATTAGCCGAGAACCCGCTCGACGCCGCCAATCCCCGGATACGACTGGGTAAGCCGATCAGTTCCAAACGCGTTCGGGCCTACAGGGCTCTCGTGGTGCTGTTCGCCTGCTCGCTGAGCCTTCCATTCATCTATGCGCTCTGGAGCGGCAAATTGTCCACCCTTGGAATCGCCGTCTGGTCGCTCGGCGCGATCATGGCCTTCGTGCTGATCAGGTATCTCTATCGGACCAGTGCATTCTGGATTGTCCGCGACGGCGCCATCAGGTTTGAACGGCTGTCGTTGAAGGGTACGATAGAGACGGATACGGTCGGCGGTGACGATGTCGAGCGCATCGACATCGAAAGCGGCGGCCGGAGGGGCAGCCACTACGTCATCGCGATCCGGCTCCGCACCGGGAGGAAGATCCGCAGTCCGGTGCTGGTCGGCAAGGAGCAGACCCGAGCCGTGCGGGCAGAGATCGCCCGGCGACTGGCACTGAATCCATCGGGCGCCGGCTAGACCTGCACGCCTGTTCCGCTTGGCGCGCAGGTATAATCGTCGTATCGGGCGTGGTAGGATACACGCCTGGTTCGGACGCAATTTTCGAAAACTCTGGTTCGGATTTTCCGAGATCGCGCCCGACGAAACTGCGACAGGTGGTGCCGATGTTCGAAGGCTGGGATGCGGTCGTATTGGCCCGGGCGCAGTTCGCATTCACGATGTCGTTCCACATCATATTCCCCGCCTTCTCGATCGGGCTCGCAAGCTATCTGGCGGTGCTCGAAGCGCTGTGGCTTGCGACCGGGCGCGAGGTCTATATCAACCTGTTCAATTACTGGCTGAAGATCTTTGCCGTCGCCTTCGGCATGGGCGTGGTGTCGGGGATCGTGATGTCCTACCAGTTCGGCACCAACTGGTCGGCCTTCTCCGACAAGGTCGGACCGGTGATCGGTCCGCTGATGGCCTATGAGGTCTTGACCGCGTTCTTCCTCGAGGCCGGCTTCCTCGGCGTGATGCTGTTCGGCCTGCAGCGCGTCGGTCCAAGACTGCATTTTCTGGCGACGCTGATGGTCGCGATCGGCACGCTGATTTCGGCGTTCTGGATTCTGTCGGCCAACTCCTGGATGCAGACGCCGACGGGCCACGCCGTCAATGCCGACGGGCAGTTCATCGCCGCCGACTGGCTGAAAGTGATCTTCAATCCATCTTTCCCCTACCGTCTCGTCCACATGGTGCTGGCGGCATATCTGACCACCGCGCTGGTGGTCGGCGCGGTCGGCGCATATCACCTGCTGCGCGACCGCCACCTCGCCGGCCCGCGCGTGATGTTTTCGATGGCGATGTGGATGGCGACGCTGGTGGCGCCGATCCAGATCATCGCCGGCGATCAGCACGGGCTCAACACGCTGGAGCATCAGCCCGTGAAAATCATGGCGATGGAAGGACATTTCCAGAGCCACAAGGACGGTGCGCCCCTGTTCCTGTTCGGCCTGCCCAACCAGAGCGCCGGCCGGGTCGACTATGCGATCGAGGTGCCGAAACTGGGTTCGCTGATTCTCAAACATTCGCCGGATGCGCCGATGGCCGGCCTCGACACCGTGCCGCGCGAAAACTGGCCGCCGGTGGCGATCACGTTCTGGTCGTTCCGGATCATGGTCGGCATGGGAATGCTCATGCTGGCGCTCGGCCTGTTCAGCCTGCTGATGCGCGTGCAGGGCAAGCTCTACGATTCCCGGCTGTTGCACATGTTTGCGCTCGCAATGGCTCCCGCAGGCTTCATCGCCGTGCTCGCGGGCTGGATCACC encodes:
- a CDS encoding cytochrome ubiquinol oxidase subunit I, whose amino-acid sequence is MFEGWDAVVLARAQFAFTMSFHIIFPAFSIGLASYLAVLEALWLATGREVYINLFNYWLKIFAVAFGMGVVSGIVMSYQFGTNWSAFSDKVGPVIGPLMAYEVLTAFFLEAGFLGVMLFGLQRVGPRLHFLATLMVAIGTLISAFWILSANSWMQTPTGHAVNADGQFIAADWLKVIFNPSFPYRLVHMVLAAYLTTALVVGAVGAYHLLRDRHLAGPRVMFSMAMWMATLVAPIQIIAGDQHGLNTLEHQPVKIMAMEGHFQSHKDGAPLFLFGLPNQSAGRVDYAIEVPKLGSLILKHSPDAPMAGLDTVPRENWPPVAITFWSFRIMVGMGMLMLALGLFSLLMRVQGKLYDSRLLHMFALAMAPAGFIAVLAGWITTEVGRQPFTVYGLLRTVDSASPLAAPAVASSLIAFIIVYFAVFTAGVIYLLRLMAAPPHPGEEGPSHDVPIRTAGITPAAGAVTEGAAR